Proteins co-encoded in one Bacillus sp. FSL H8-0547 genomic window:
- a CDS encoding pyroglutamyl-peptidase I, which translates to MIKLKKLLLTGFEPFLDYSLNLTAEIAKQLDGEIIGSWKVEGTVLPVAFSSTWEQCLLQIEKEKPDAVMLLGLAAGRDKITPERVAINCADGDKDNDGIVKQDEHIEKEGPAAYFSTLPIRKFVNALEKDGIPAGISNTAGTYLCNYLMYRVCRHFELAEQKVPAGFIHIPASEELASELGNVPGMPQEQLADAVRKMIGCLD; encoded by the coding sequence ATGATCAAGTTGAAAAAACTATTGCTGACAGGATTTGAACCATTCTTGGATTACTCGCTTAATCTGACAGCTGAAATTGCAAAGCAGCTTGACGGCGAGATCATAGGCAGCTGGAAAGTTGAAGGGACTGTACTGCCTGTTGCATTTTCAAGCACGTGGGAACAATGCCTCCTGCAGATCGAAAAGGAAAAGCCGGATGCTGTCATGCTGCTCGGTTTAGCTGCCGGAAGAGATAAAATTACACCTGAAAGAGTGGCCATCAACTGTGCGGATGGAGATAAAGACAACGACGGAATTGTAAAGCAGGACGAACATATAGAGAAGGAGGGCCCTGCTGCTTACTTCAGCACACTCCCAATCAGAAAATTTGTGAATGCACTTGAAAAAGACGGCATACCTGCAGGGATATCCAACACAGCAGGCACGTATCTGTGCAACTACCTTATGTACCGTGTGTGCCGCCACTTTGAACTGGCAGAGCAAAAAGTTCCGGCAGGATTTATACATATTCCTGCATCAGAAGAGCTTGCCTCGGAACTTGGCAATGTTCCGGGTATGCCTCAGGAGCAATTGGCAGATGCGGTCAGAAAAATGATTGGCTGTTTGGACTGA
- the comX gene encoding competence pheromone ComX, with protein MQEIVNFLVENPEIVEKVVNGEASLLGVKNVDEVLGLVEGLLNTARTTNLFWY; from the coding sequence ATGCAGGAAATCGTCAATTTTTTAGTGGAAAACCCTGAAATCGTTGAAAAAGTAGTAAACGGAGAAGCAAGCTTACTGGGTGTGAAAAATGTAGATGAAGTGTTAGGATTAGTTGAGGGGCTTTTAAACACAGCTAGAACGACTAACTTATTCTGGTACTAG
- a CDS encoding S8 family serine peptidase, producing MKFSKTLGAAALSLSLSLSSFGAAAFAEAQVLQEAKQEQFRVVIKGTDAQKVKKNHKVRRDFGAAGYTATVTQEQLDKLQKNSKLKVEKVATFKVAAGKPIGTMAVPSTRTPWGIKAIYNNSSLTQTSGGDGIKIAVLDTGVQTSHIDLSQNAEQCKDFTVGTTYTNNSCTDRNGHGTHVAGSALANGGSDGQGIYGVAPQAELWAYKVLTDSGSGYSDDIAAAIRHAADEGTRTGSKVIISMSLGSSGKDSLITSAVDYAYSKGALVIAAAGNSGYANNTIGYPGALTNAVAVAALENVQQNGTYRVANFSSRGNSATDGDYVIQERDVEISAPGAAIESTWINGGYNTISGTSMATPHVSGLAAKIWSSNKGQSNAQVRAELQRRAKLYDIKGGYGAATGDDHASGFGFARVQ from the coding sequence ATGAAGTTTTCAAAAACGCTTGGAGCCGCTGCACTTAGTCTGTCTTTAAGTCTTTCATCCTTTGGAGCTGCTGCTTTTGCTGAGGCTCAGGTTTTACAGGAGGCGAAGCAGGAGCAATTCCGTGTTGTCATTAAAGGAACAGATGCACAAAAGGTAAAGAAGAATCATAAAGTCCGCAGAGATTTTGGAGCTGCCGGCTATACTGCAACGGTCACTCAGGAGCAGCTTGATAAACTTCAGAAAAACAGCAAGCTGAAGGTTGAAAAGGTGGCAACATTTAAAGTGGCTGCAGGCAAGCCTATTGGAACGATGGCAGTGCCGAGCACACGGACTCCGTGGGGAATTAAGGCCATTTACAACAACAGCTCGCTGACTCAGACTTCAGGCGGTGACGGCATTAAAATTGCTGTTCTGGACACTGGAGTACAGACAAGCCATATTGACCTGTCTCAAAACGCCGAGCAGTGCAAAGATTTCACTGTAGGCACAACGTATACGAACAACTCTTGTACAGACCGTAACGGACATGGAACTCACGTGGCAGGTTCAGCTCTTGCTAACGGCGGTTCAGACGGACAAGGCATTTACGGTGTAGCACCTCAGGCTGAGCTTTGGGCATACAAAGTGCTGACTGACAGCGGATCAGGCTACTCTGATGATATTGCAGCGGCAATCAGACATGCTGCTGATGAAGGAACAAGAACTGGTTCAAAAGTTATTATTTCAATGTCACTTGGTTCAAGCGGAAAAGACAGCCTTATTACAAGTGCAGTTGATTACGCATACAGCAAAGGCGCTTTAGTGATTGCAGCTGCAGGAAACTCAGGTTATGCAAATAACACAATCGGCTATCCGGGTGCTTTGACAAATGCAGTTGCAGTTGCAGCTCTTGAAAATGTACAGCAAAACGGGACATACCGTGTAGCAAACTTCTCATCCCGCGGAAATTCAGCGACAGACGGAGACTATGTGATTCAGGAAAGAGATGTTGAAATCTCTGCCCCTGGTGCTGCTATCGAGTCTACTTGGATTAACGGAGGCTACAACACAATCAGCGGAACTTCTATGGCTACGCCTCACGTTTCAGGTCTTGCTGCGAAAATCTGGTCTTCAAATAAAGGCCAAAGCAATGCACAAGTCCGTGCGGAACTTCAGCGACGTGCAAAACTGTATGACATCAAAGGCGGATATGGAGCAGCGACTGGTGACGACCATGCATCAGGCTTCGGATTTGCAAGAGTTCAATAA
- a CDS encoding aldo/keto reductase family oxidoreductase, protein MQRIQLTENLSFSRIIHGLWRLSDWNMSNEEVLQLIEDCLAAGITTFDHADIYGNYTCEKLFGDALALKPELREKMEIVTKCGIKLVSDNRPDHGIKSYDTSKEHILASVDKSLENFRTDYIDVLLIHRPDPYMNPAEVAEAFKQLKEEGKVRHFGVSNFKRSQLKMLQSYLDFPLVTNQIELSAYQLENFEDGTLDLCQEERMAPMAWSPLAGGSIFSAENERAENLRSTLERIAGEIGADGIDEVLYAWLVSHPAGIMPIVGSGKMNRIQSAIRALDLKLTREQWFDILQVSMGHEVA, encoded by the coding sequence ATGCAGCGTATACAACTGACAGAAAACTTATCATTTTCAAGAATTATTCATGGACTTTGGAGACTCTCTGACTGGAACATGTCAAATGAGGAAGTGCTTCAGCTGATCGAAGATTGCCTTGCAGCAGGAATTACAACATTCGACCATGCTGATATTTACGGGAATTACACATGTGAAAAGCTCTTTGGCGACGCGCTTGCTCTTAAACCGGAGCTTCGGGAAAAAATGGAGATTGTCACGAAGTGCGGTATTAAACTTGTCTCTGACAACCGCCCGGATCATGGGATTAAATCATACGACACAAGTAAAGAGCATATCCTGGCATCAGTGGACAAATCCCTGGAAAACTTCCGGACAGACTACATAGATGTTCTGCTGATTCACCGCCCTGATCCATATATGAACCCTGCCGAAGTAGCAGAAGCGTTTAAACAATTGAAAGAAGAAGGCAAAGTCCGTCATTTTGGCGTGTCTAATTTTAAGCGCTCTCAGCTAAAGATGCTTCAGTCTTATCTCGATTTTCCTCTTGTGACAAATCAGATCGAGCTGTCGGCTTATCAGCTTGAAAACTTCGAAGACGGCACTCTCGATCTTTGCCAGGAAGAGAGAATGGCGCCAATGGCGTGGTCGCCTCTTGCTGGGGGCAGCATTTTCTCAGCAGAAAATGAAAGAGCTGAAAACCTCCGCAGCACCCTTGAACGGATTGCCGGAGAAATTGGTGCAGACGGAATCGATGAAGTCCTTTATGCGTGGCTGGTCAGCCACCCTGCAGGGATTATGCCGATTGTCGGATCCGGTAAAATGAACAGAATTCAATCCGCGATCCGCGCTCTTGATCTCAAATTGACGCGAGAGCAATGGTTTGACATTCTTCAGGTTTCAATGGGACATGAAGTAGCGTAA
- a CDS encoding tetratricopeptide repeat protein — protein MNTVGLKLRHLRKKQKLTQSELAAGIVNRSYISQLEKGMVQPSYKLLLKFSERLQCDIHDFFEEENKALLSFDIKKALSNLEFTVINDDFADAEEHLNDIEKNLSALNQRDLALYYFCQGRILQSVRQDTDGAVTAFEKSYELYCNLPYCEERLRTSNELSSLLINEDRFSQAFTYLNEAYDDSIAFKASGVEKISLLNNLGLAHAKKGEYYSAIRFIKQALSISSKTAIYYQTGIVYMVLGLCYRRMSQYEDAKGAYSKALLFFEGTDDQLNLAGTYTNLGILSRYTSDAESAVSYLKSAHDLYNQLEDSKGILNTLFELAVTYQESGKEEHVLSLYKSFKEAYSEPFTDYKFKFLHLLGDMHQTRGELTDALKCYHEILDESGAVKDRSVIKDALKKVAAIACGRRDEKMLFYVTEKYLAL, from the coding sequence ATGAATACCGTTGGCTTAAAACTCAGGCATTTGAGAAAAAAACAAAAACTGACCCAAAGTGAGCTTGCAGCAGGCATTGTGAACAGAAGCTATATCAGCCAGCTTGAAAAAGGCATGGTGCAGCCATCGTATAAGCTGCTTTTAAAGTTCAGTGAACGGCTTCAGTGTGACATTCATGATTTCTTTGAAGAGGAAAATAAAGCACTTCTTTCATTTGATATTAAAAAGGCGCTGTCAAATCTGGAATTTACTGTTATAAACGATGATTTTGCGGATGCTGAGGAGCATCTGAATGACATCGAAAAGAATCTGTCTGCCCTTAATCAGCGGGATCTTGCTCTATATTATTTCTGTCAGGGGCGTATCCTGCAGAGTGTCAGACAGGACACTGATGGAGCAGTCACGGCTTTTGAAAAAAGCTATGAACTGTACTGTAATCTGCCGTATTGCGAAGAACGGCTGAGAACGAGCAATGAGCTCTCTTCTCTGCTGATTAATGAAGACCGGTTTTCCCAAGCATTTACATATTTGAATGAAGCGTATGATGATTCCATTGCCTTCAAAGCATCGGGAGTAGAAAAAATATCCCTGCTGAACAATCTTGGACTTGCCCACGCTAAAAAAGGGGAGTATTACTCCGCCATCCGCTTTATTAAGCAGGCTCTTTCAATCAGCAGTAAAACAGCCATATATTATCAGACAGGCATCGTCTATATGGTTCTTGGCTTATGCTACAGAAGGATGAGCCAGTATGAAGATGCGAAAGGGGCCTATTCAAAGGCACTTTTGTTTTTTGAGGGAACAGACGATCAGCTGAACCTGGCAGGAACTTATACAAACCTGGGTATATTAAGCAGATACACATCAGATGCGGAAAGTGCCGTCTCGTATTTAAAATCAGCTCATGACCTTTACAATCAGCTTGAAGACAGCAAAGGGATCTTAAATACATTATTTGAACTTGCTGTTACGTATCAGGAGTCCGGAAAAGAGGAGCACGTTCTAAGCCTGTACAAATCATTTAAAGAAGCATATTCAGAGCCTTTTACCGATTATAAATTTAAATTTCTTCATCTTCTTGGGGATATGCATCAAACACGCGGGGAACTGACGGATGCTTTAAAATGCTATCATGAGATCCTTGATGAATCGGGAGCTGTAAAAGACCGCTCTGTCATAAAGGATGCACTGAAAAAAGTGGCTGCGATTGCCTGCGGCAGGCGCGACGAAAAAATGCTGTTTTACGTCACGGAAAAATACTTGGCACTTTAA
- a CDS encoding methyl-accepting chemotaxis protein — MFKKLQVRITFFIAAILLAALSSVQVFSYFYLQEKIGEDAKRNGEGIIQQLKSNIELSLRDYEKNLIRFGENNQIAGLVSAGENKANIDEEFQTFLETNKRVHLIYAGSEDKSLYNQPKTDLPDGFDPTERPWYKAAKANPDKVIWTEPYEDATNGTYTVTGAKAVLQNGKVTGVVAFDLSLEAINDIVGAVDVGFGGYSFLLDQKGMALSHPTEQGKDLSKLDFMEDVLEKERGLVDYTFESDKRMLYFETIPALNWKIGAVYKLDDLMETADAVSLTSTIITAGALLAAVVCGFFVSRSIARPIKMIGQSAEAVAGGDLTKEVSISGKDEVAVLAEHFNRMISHMRRMIGEVSNSASAMTASAENLSAVSQETMAASEQVAGAIEDVARGASAQTADAEKMNERMSDLAEKINLVNETVTIIQSLNSKSEEASFAGIEKLNVLQLKSAESTAELSAVEEVLSDLTEKVKQIEEVVTVISAISDQTNLLALNASIEAARAGESGRGFAVVAEEVRKLAEQSAAATDKISITIAGIQNESKRAVDAMGRTKEMNLEQQQAVHQSGEAFQNIVVLMSELSQSISAVAGEMESMTIQKNQAAAAIESIAAVTEESAAASEEVSASTDEQLRAISTVASSAEELSEAANHLQELVKKFKI, encoded by the coding sequence ATGTTCAAAAAACTTCAAGTGAGAATTACCTTTTTTATTGCTGCTATTCTGCTGGCAGCCCTTTCATCCGTTCAAGTATTTTCCTACTTTTATCTTCAGGAAAAAATAGGAGAAGATGCGAAAAGAAACGGTGAAGGCATTATTCAGCAGCTGAAAAGCAATATAGAATTAAGTTTAAGAGATTACGAAAAAAATCTCATTCGTTTTGGAGAAAATAATCAGATTGCAGGTTTAGTATCCGCCGGAGAAAACAAAGCAAACATTGATGAAGAGTTCCAAACGTTTCTTGAAACCAACAAAAGAGTTCATTTAATTTACGCCGGCAGTGAAGACAAGTCTCTTTATAATCAGCCTAAAACAGACCTTCCTGATGGATTTGATCCTACTGAAAGGCCGTGGTATAAGGCTGCTAAAGCAAATCCCGACAAGGTGATTTGGACGGAGCCTTATGAGGATGCAACAAACGGAACCTATACCGTAACAGGTGCCAAGGCAGTTCTGCAGAACGGCAAGGTTACAGGTGTTGTTGCATTTGACTTATCTTTGGAGGCAATTAATGACATTGTCGGGGCAGTAGATGTCGGTTTTGGCGGTTATTCCTTTTTGCTTGATCAAAAAGGCATGGCTCTGTCTCATCCTACTGAACAGGGAAAAGATCTGTCAAAGCTTGATTTTATGGAAGACGTATTAGAAAAAGAGAGAGGACTTGTTGACTATACCTTTGAGTCTGACAAACGGATGCTGTACTTTGAAACCATACCTGCATTGAATTGGAAGATAGGGGCAGTCTACAAACTCGATGACCTGATGGAAACAGCAGATGCGGTTTCTCTTACAAGTACAATCATAACTGCAGGGGCCCTGCTTGCTGCAGTTGTTTGCGGGTTTTTTGTATCCAGATCAATTGCCCGTCCGATAAAGATGATTGGACAAAGTGCTGAAGCAGTGGCAGGCGGGGATTTGACGAAAGAAGTTTCCATATCAGGCAAAGATGAGGTTGCTGTACTTGCAGAACACTTTAACCGAATGATCAGCCATATGCGCAGAATGATTGGCGAAGTATCAAATTCTGCTTCAGCTATGACCGCATCAGCCGAGAATTTAAGTGCAGTATCACAAGAGACGATGGCTGCAAGTGAACAAGTAGCCGGTGCTATAGAGGATGTTGCAAGAGGTGCATCTGCACAGACAGCAGATGCTGAAAAGATGAATGAACGCATGAGTGATCTTGCCGAGAAAATAAACCTGGTCAATGAAACAGTGACCATTATTCAGTCTCTGAATTCCAAATCGGAAGAAGCGAGTTTTGCAGGTATTGAAAAACTGAACGTCCTGCAATTAAAATCAGCAGAGTCGACCGCAGAGCTTTCCGCTGTAGAAGAAGTGCTTTCAGATCTGACTGAGAAAGTAAAACAGATTGAAGAAGTGGTTACGGTCATATCTGCTATTTCAGACCAGACCAATCTGCTTGCTTTAAACGCAAGCATAGAAGCCGCAAGAGCGGGAGAGAGCGGCAGGGGATTTGCGGTTGTCGCTGAAGAAGTGAGAAAGCTTGCAGAACAGTCAGCTGCTGCAACTGACAAAATCTCCATTACAATTGCAGGCATTCAAAATGAGTCTAAGCGAGCGGTAGATGCCATGGGCAGAACGAAAGAAATGAATCTGGAACAGCAGCAAGCGGTTCATCAATCGGGAGAGGCTTTTCAGAATATCGTTGTTTTGATGAGTGAGTTATCACAGTCGATTTCGGCTGTCGCCGGAGAAATGGAAAGCATGACTATACAGAAAAACCAAGCCGCAGCTGCTATTGAGAGTATTGCTGCCGTTACAGAAGAATCTGCGGCCGCATCAGAAGAGGTCAGCGCTTCTACAGATGAACAGTTAAGAGCGATTTCAACAGTGGCGAGTTCAGCTGAAGAATTGAGTGAAGCGGCAAATCATCTGCAGGAGCTTGTGAAAAAATTCAAAATCTGA
- a CDS encoding polyprenyl synthetase family protein, which produces MDYKSLIHRLNTAVTSHIENKTLLHLLLSFIEAKKTFPFAQLTNLHYTAFGGKEDEIVQLSGAVELLALSFDILDDLEDLDNFEEPWMKIDSSVALNAATALYTVSLKMADELQSPYKGTIISAFHRLALQAMEGQHADLENTVETEEECTSMIEKKSGSLVALASVSGAMLATGEEQAIVEKYSYQIGLAAQIENDYRDLFHLHKNDLSSKKKSLALLYINREFNEHSKELSRFIAEGKSYEEQYGDAAAFKSKLFQSGVVHYLNVIKQIALQKASTLLAELPLPQHQIELLKSHLIINQSENKRRD; this is translated from the coding sequence TTGGACTATAAATCTCTGATTCACCGTTTAAACACTGCAGTAACATCTCATATTGAGAACAAAACTTTGCTGCACCTTCTCCTTTCGTTCATAGAAGCGAAAAAGACCTTCCCTTTTGCCCAATTGACAAACCTGCACTATACAGCTTTTGGAGGGAAAGAGGACGAAATTGTTCAGCTGTCGGGTGCAGTTGAGCTTTTAGCTCTTTCATTTGACATTCTGGATGATCTCGAAGACCTAGACAATTTTGAAGAACCATGGATGAAGATTGATTCTTCGGTTGCGCTTAACGCTGCCACCGCCCTCTATACGGTAAGTCTGAAAATGGCTGATGAACTGCAAAGCCCTTATAAAGGAACGATCATCAGCGCGTTTCACCGATTAGCCCTTCAGGCAATGGAAGGACAGCACGCCGATTTGGAGAATACGGTTGAAACCGAAGAAGAATGCACCTCCATGATCGAGAAAAAGTCGGGTTCCCTCGTTGCTCTCGCATCTGTAAGCGGAGCTATGCTCGCAACTGGAGAAGAGCAGGCAATTGTCGAAAAATATTCCTATCAAATAGGACTGGCTGCCCAAATTGAGAACGATTACCGTGACTTATTTCATCTGCACAAAAATGATTTGTCATCAAAGAAAAAATCTTTGGCTCTCCTTTACATAAACAGGGAGTTTAATGAGCATTCAAAAGAACTGAGCCGTTTTATCGCAGAAGGCAAGTCATATGAGGAGCAATACGGGGATGCAGCAGCATTCAAATCGAAATTGTTTCAATCCGGCGTCGTCCACTACCTCAATGTCATCAAACAAATTGCTCTTCAAAAAGCTTCAACTTTACTTGCCGAACTGCCCTTGCCGCAGCATCAAATTGAGCTTCTTAAGTCTCATTTGATCATAAATCAATCAGAAAATAAAAGGAGAGATTAA
- the degQ gene encoding degradation enzyme regulation protein DegQ — MKKHNIEEITQLLKRLEKEIQETKQSLRMINKSIDKYDKYSFINVS, encoded by the coding sequence ATGAAAAAGCACAACATTGAAGAGATTACTCAATTATTGAAACGTCTTGAAAAAGAAATTCAAGAAACGAAGCAGTCGCTGAGAATGATCAATAAAAGCATTGATAAGTATGATAAATACTCCTTTATAAACGTGTCATAA
- a CDS encoding HDOD domain-containing protein — MKVFVARQPIFDRNGQNIAYELLYRNGDKSNAFPNIDGDEATTDLIVNSFINIGLEELSQGKKCFINFTESLLKMKLPSYFNPSSIVVEILEDVPVTEELVSICRDLKKQGYTIALDDFNVVQNNLLLNRLLAYIDIIKVDLLQTSLEARKEIIERYKPFGVSFLAEKVETHDEYDQAVRDGYDYFQGYFFSKPVVLSSYDIPIYIQAYLQILHELSKTEPDIDTITEQIEQDLSLSYKLLKLINSPAFRPRNKIKSIKQAIVLLGLNEIKKWIYILSIKNLKGSQDPIQEEVIRLSLQRAKLCEKLSVKMGKSEPSLYMLTGMFSLVDALLHRSLDKVLDELPLSDDIRDAIRGKQNEIRIVLDAAVKIETFNWEDLPLSLDEIDECYREAIAWSAHLLDADRETAKSG, encoded by the coding sequence ATGAAGGTATTCGTGGCCAGGCAGCCGATTTTTGACAGGAACGGTCAAAATATTGCCTACGAATTACTTTATCGCAATGGAGATAAAAGTAACGCATTCCCTAATATAGACGGGGACGAAGCAACGACAGACTTGATTGTGAACAGTTTTATTAATATTGGTCTTGAGGAACTGTCACAGGGGAAAAAATGTTTTATTAACTTTACAGAGAGCCTGCTTAAAATGAAGCTCCCAAGCTACTTCAATCCTAGTTCGATTGTAGTGGAGATCCTGGAAGATGTTCCTGTGACAGAAGAACTTGTCAGCATCTGCAGAGACTTGAAGAAGCAGGGGTATACAATTGCCCTGGATGATTTTAATGTTGTGCAGAATAACCTTCTGCTGAACAGACTGCTTGCGTATATCGACATCATTAAAGTTGACCTGCTGCAGACAAGTTTGGAAGCCAGGAAAGAAATTATAGAGAGATACAAGCCATTCGGCGTTTCATTTCTGGCTGAAAAAGTGGAAACACATGATGAATATGACCAGGCTGTCCGCGACGGCTATGACTATTTCCAAGGGTACTTCTTCAGCAAGCCTGTTGTTTTGTCAAGCTATGATATACCGATTTATATTCAGGCCTATCTGCAGATTCTTCATGAGCTGTCAAAAACAGAGCCTGACATCGACACCATAACAGAACAAATTGAGCAGGATCTGTCTTTGTCATACAAACTGCTTAAACTCATTAACTCTCCTGCATTCAGGCCAAGAAACAAAATAAAGTCCATAAAGCAGGCGATCGTTCTACTCGGGCTGAATGAAATAAAAAAATGGATTTACATACTATCCATCAAAAATCTTAAAGGAAGTCAAGATCCTATTCAGGAAGAGGTTATCCGCCTTTCTCTGCAGAGAGCAAAATTATGCGAAAAGCTTTCTGTTAAAATGGGCAAATCAGAACCATCTCTTTATATGCTGACAGGCATGTTTTCGCTTGTTGATGCACTCTTGCACCGCAGTCTTGATAAAGTTCTTGATGAACTCCCTTTATCTGACGACATACGTGATGCCATTCGGGGAAAACAGAATGAAATCCGGATTGTTTTGGATGCGGCTGTTAAAATCGAAACATTCAATTGGGAGGACCTGCCGCTGTCTCTTGATGAAATTGATGAATGCTACAGAGAAGCAATTGCCTGGTCAGCCCACCTGCTGGATGCAGACAGGGAAACGGCGAAAAGCGGCTGA